In Nocardioides conyzicola, one genomic interval encodes:
- a CDS encoding RNA polymerase sigma factor, whose product MTGPGATRAAVEAVWRIESAHIVSSLARHTGDFALAEDVAQEALAQALVTWPRDGVPANPAGWLLTTARRRAIDAFRRRSALDERYAALAHQADEAEEPDWDPDRIEDDVLALMFISCHPVLSRESQVALTLRVVGGLTSDEIARGFLVPTATVQARITRAKKTLAAANVPFEVPPPDERRERLGPVLSVVYLIFTEGSSATGGSALIRTDLAREAVRQARVLAHLVPDEPEVHGLLALLELTAARFSARLDADGEPVLLEDQDRRRWDRSAIVRGRAALAQAGKVGRGLGAYGVQAAIAETHAVAPSVADTDWGRIVVLYEALGRLAPSPVVELNRAVAVSMADGPAAALPIVDDLVETGALPGSHLLPTVRGELLTRLGRTDEARRELEDAVRLCGSEPERRVLDRKLAALGPE is encoded by the coding sequence GTGACGGGACCCGGAGCGACGCGCGCGGCGGTCGAGGCGGTGTGGCGGATCGAGTCCGCCCACATCGTCAGCAGCCTGGCCCGCCACACCGGTGACTTCGCGCTGGCCGAGGACGTCGCCCAGGAGGCGCTGGCCCAGGCGCTGGTCACCTGGCCGCGCGACGGCGTACCCGCCAACCCCGCCGGGTGGTTGCTCACCACCGCCCGGCGGCGGGCGATCGACGCCTTCCGGCGCCGGTCGGCCCTCGACGAGAGGTACGCCGCGCTCGCGCACCAGGCCGACGAGGCCGAGGAGCCCGACTGGGACCCGGACCGCATCGAGGACGACGTGCTCGCGCTGATGTTCATCTCGTGCCACCCCGTGCTGTCGCGGGAGTCGCAGGTCGCGCTGACGCTGCGGGTGGTCGGCGGCCTGACCAGCGACGAGATCGCGCGCGGCTTCCTGGTCCCGACCGCGACGGTGCAGGCCCGGATCACCCGGGCGAAGAAGACGCTGGCCGCCGCCAACGTGCCCTTCGAGGTCCCGCCGCCCGACGAGCGTCGCGAGCGGCTCGGCCCGGTGCTCAGCGTCGTCTACCTGATCTTCACCGAGGGCTCGTCGGCGACGGGCGGGAGCGCGCTGATCCGCACCGACCTGGCCCGTGAGGCGGTCCGGCAGGCGCGGGTGCTCGCCCACCTCGTGCCCGACGAGCCCGAGGTGCACGGGCTCCTCGCCCTGCTCGAGCTCACCGCGGCGCGGTTCTCGGCACGTCTCGACGCCGACGGCGAGCCGGTGCTGCTCGAGGACCAGGACCGCCGACGGTGGGACCGGTCGGCGATCGTGCGCGGCCGCGCCGCGCTGGCCCAGGCGGGAAAGGTCGGCCGCGGCCTCGGGGCGTACGGCGTGCAGGCGGCGATCGCCGAGACGCACGCGGTCGCGCCCTCGGTCGCCGACACCGACTGGGGCCGGATCGTGGTGCTCTACGAGGCGCTGGGTCGGCTGGCCCCGTCGCCGGTCGTCGAGCTCAACCGCGCGGTCGCGGTGTCGATGGCCGACGGACCCGCCGCCGCGCTGCCGATCGTCGACGACCTGGTGGAGACCGGCGCCCTCCCCGGCAGCCACCTCCTGCCGACCGTCCGCGGGGAGCTGCTCACCCGCCTCGGGCGCACCGACGAGGCGCGACGCGAGCTCGAGGACGCCGTACGCCTCT
- a CDS encoding YciI family protein: MKYMLIMRGNDEAVASFADVDFDEMLEAMGRFNDELISSGVLVAAEGLDPAEEGVVVDYSSTPPVVTDGPYGETKELFGGYYILDVASKEEAVEWAKRLPMTRPGIKTEIRRVPSIDEFPQDNPYVQRERAWREANGQL; the protein is encoded by the coding sequence ATGAAGTACATGCTGATCATGCGCGGCAACGACGAGGCCGTCGCGTCCTTCGCGGACGTCGACTTCGACGAGATGCTCGAGGCCATGGGCCGCTTCAACGACGAGCTGATCTCGTCCGGGGTGCTGGTCGCCGCCGAGGGTCTCGACCCTGCGGAGGAGGGCGTCGTCGTGGACTACTCGTCAACGCCGCCGGTCGTCACCGACGGGCCGTACGGCGAGACCAAGGAGCTGTTCGGCGGCTACTACATCCTCGACGTCGCCTCGAAGGAGGAGGCCGTCGAGTGGGCCAAGCGGTTGCCGATGACCCGGCCGGGCATCAAGACCGAGATCCGCCGGGTGCCGAGCATCGACGAGTTCCCGCAGGACAACCCGTACGTCCAGCGTGAGCGGGCCTGGCGGGAGGCCAACGGTCAGCTGTGA
- a CDS encoding DUF2975 domain-containing protein, translated as MMWEQRVVVPLKICLVGLFGILLVFQTLSLPGQFRYMAEQHPEDADQRWPLTAIAVFLVLCVQVVVVATWKLLGLVSADRIFTRDSLVWVDVILGAIGAAWLVVLAIFLWVGFHADDPGAPMLLLLILASGTVLGLLMVVMRALLRQATVLRTDMEGVI; from the coding sequence ATGATGTGGGAGCAACGAGTCGTCGTACCGCTCAAGATCTGCCTCGTCGGCCTCTTCGGGATCCTGCTGGTCTTCCAGACCCTGTCCCTGCCCGGGCAGTTCCGCTACATGGCGGAGCAGCACCCGGAGGACGCCGACCAGCGCTGGCCGCTGACCGCGATCGCGGTCTTCCTGGTGCTGTGCGTCCAGGTCGTCGTGGTGGCGACCTGGAAGCTGCTCGGCCTGGTGTCGGCCGACCGCATCTTCACCCGGGACTCGCTGGTCTGGGTCGACGTCATCCTCGGGGCGATCGGTGCCGCCTGGCTGGTGGTGCTGGCGATCTTCCTCTGGGTCGGCTTCCACGCCGACGACCCCGGCGCGCCGATGCTGCTCCTGCTGATCCTCGCCTCCGGCACCGTGCTCGGCCTGCTGATGGTCGTCATGCGCGCCCTGCTGCGCCAGGCGACCGTGCTGCGCACCGACATGGAGGGCGTGATCTGA
- a CDS encoding helix-turn-helix transcriptional regulator: MAIVVRIDVELARRKMSVGEFAERVGLTPANVAVLKNGRAKAVRFSTLEAMCRVLGCQPGDLLEWVDDDSRAAVDSG; the protein is encoded by the coding sequence ATGGCGATCGTCGTGCGCATCGACGTCGAGCTCGCCAGGCGCAAGATGAGCGTCGGCGAGTTCGCCGAGCGGGTCGGCCTCACGCCGGCCAACGTCGCCGTCCTCAAGAACGGGCGCGCCAAGGCCGTCCGCTTCAGCACCCTCGAGGCGATGTGCCGGGTGCTCGGCTGCCAGCCCGGCGACCTGCTGGAGTGGGTCGACGACGACTCCCGAGCGGCTGTCGATTCCGGGTGA
- a CDS encoding YciI family protein, protein MDQSRRYLLLLPAPEEEWASLPESEVELGMQNHGRFHEALATRGHHLVMASPLEPSAQAVSLRNTGRGSAMVTEGPFTESVEQIVGFYLVESSDEADLLEVVREFAEGGDHVELRRLA, encoded by the coding sequence ATGGACCAGAGTCGCCGATACCTGCTGCTGCTACCCGCTCCGGAGGAGGAGTGGGCGTCGCTGCCGGAGTCCGAGGTCGAGCTCGGGATGCAGAACCACGGGCGGTTCCACGAGGCCCTGGCCACGCGGGGTCACCACCTGGTGATGGCCAGCCCGCTCGAGCCCTCCGCGCAGGCGGTCTCGCTGCGCAACACGGGCCGCGGGTCGGCGATGGTCACCGAAGGACCGTTCACCGAGTCCGTCGAGCAGATCGTCGGCTTCTACCTCGTCGAGTCGAGCGACGAGGCCGACCTCCTGGAGGTCGTGCGCGAGTTCGCCGAGGGTGGCGACCACGTCGAGCTGCGCCGCCTGGCCTAG
- a CDS encoding acyltransferase, with protein sequence MAEVRNLPATRPRLHHLQVLRCLAASMVVVDHVLDKQVDAGALPEGARYYSVLIGALGVATFFVISGYIMCVTTHRSAGTRRGAGYFAARRITRIVPLYWLATAIAIPVKITEPDFAVRLVKSLLFIPYVDSDGEWQPILALGWTLNYEMFFYAVFALCLLLPRRVGLAVCVPMMLTLGALGFVDQGTLPGLLDFYADPMVLMFGVGVLLGLRPWRASLRWVTAPIVACLALPVVVAWLTGAPLPRSAEWALTAAVAVGTVAIALSARRDRPSGRLDAALGVAGDHSYETYLFHVFMLTALAVVWFRLPGGDSPAALALMGLVAVVGCNIGGHVVHRVLQPYVVGPLDAAVRRRWGPAAVTTAA encoded by the coding sequence ATCGCTGAGGTCCGGAACCTGCCGGCCACCCGCCCCCGGCTGCACCACCTCCAGGTCCTGCGCTGCCTGGCCGCGTCGATGGTGGTCGTCGACCACGTCCTCGACAAGCAGGTCGACGCCGGAGCGCTTCCCGAGGGCGCGCGCTACTACAGCGTGCTCATCGGTGCCCTCGGCGTCGCGACGTTCTTCGTCATCAGCGGCTACATCATGTGCGTCACCACCCACCGCTCGGCCGGGACGCGGCGGGGTGCCGGCTACTTCGCCGCCCGACGCATCACCCGGATCGTCCCGCTCTACTGGCTGGCCACCGCGATCGCCATCCCGGTGAAGATCACCGAACCAGACTTCGCCGTACGCCTCGTGAAGAGCCTGCTCTTCATCCCCTACGTCGACTCCGACGGGGAGTGGCAGCCGATCCTCGCCCTCGGGTGGACCCTTAACTACGAGATGTTCTTCTACGCGGTGTTCGCGCTGTGCCTGCTCCTCCCGCGGCGGGTCGGCCTGGCCGTCTGCGTGCCGATGATGCTGACGCTGGGTGCGCTGGGCTTCGTTGACCAGGGCACGCTCCCCGGCCTCCTCGACTTCTACGCCGACCCGATGGTGCTGATGTTCGGGGTCGGCGTCCTCCTCGGGCTGCGGCCCTGGCGCGCCAGCCTGCGATGGGTGACAGCCCCCATCGTCGCGTGCCTCGCGCTGCCCGTCGTGGTCGCGTGGCTGACCGGGGCACCGCTGCCGAGGAGTGCCGAGTGGGCGCTGACGGCCGCCGTCGCCGTGGGCACCGTCGCGATCGCGCTGAGTGCGCGGCGGGACCGCCCGAGCGGCCGGCTGGACGCCGCCCTCGGGGTCGCCGGCGACCACTCGTACGAGACCTACCTCTTCCACGTGTTCATGCTGACCGCGCTCGCCGTCGTGTGGTTCCGCCTCCCGGGCGGGGACTCACCGGCCGCTCTCGCCCTCATGGGGCTGGTGGCTGTCGTCGGCTGCAACATCGGTGGCCACGTCGTGCACCGGGTCCTGCAGCCGTACGTCGTCGGGCCGCTCGACGCCGCGGTCCGACGGCGCTGGGGGCCGGCGGCGGTCACGACCGCCGCCTGA
- a CDS encoding macro domain-containing protein, translating into MEITAVQGDITEQTTDAVVNAANRAMRGGAGVDGAIHRAGGPAVLEDCRRRFPKGLATGDAGWTTAGNMSARWVIHVVGPNRNRGETDRGLLLSCYSRALEVADEIGAATVAFPLISAGAYGWPKDDAIACALEVFRSAGTSVTEARLVAFDGPTYSMIQDALGHDHR; encoded by the coding sequence GTGGAGATCACCGCCGTCCAGGGCGACATCACCGAGCAGACGACCGACGCCGTCGTGAATGCCGCCAACCGTGCGATGCGCGGTGGCGCTGGGGTCGACGGCGCCATCCACCGGGCCGGGGGACCGGCGGTGCTGGAGGATTGTCGACGGCGCTTCCCGAAGGGCCTGGCGACCGGTGACGCCGGGTGGACCACCGCCGGCAACATGTCCGCACGGTGGGTGATCCACGTGGTCGGGCCCAACCGCAACCGCGGCGAGACCGACCGCGGCCTGCTGCTCTCGTGCTACTCCCGCGCCCTGGAGGTGGCCGACGAGATCGGTGCCGCGACCGTGGCGTTCCCCCTGATCTCCGCCGGTGCCTACGGCTGGCCCAAGGACGACGCGATCGCGTGCGCGCTGGAGGTCTTCCGGTCGGCCGGCACCTCGGTCACCGAGGCGCGGCTGGTGGCGTTCGACGGCCCGACGTACTCGATGATCCAGGACGCGCTGGGTCACGACCATCGCTGA
- a CDS encoding DNA topoisomerase IB encodes MVRLRSTSPDQPGWTRRRAGRGFVYLDEHGTRLPEDDAQRVRDLVIPPAWTDVWVTPYANGHLQAVGTDDAGRRQYLYHPDWRARRDAEKFDRMLEFGKALTRARELVITDLGREGMPLERACAVAVRLLDLGYFRIGNDVYADTNGSFGLTTLERRHVRRHQDRLVFAFVGKSGVEHEIEIDDGVVVEAVEIMRRRRGADLRLLSYKDGRSWRSVLPALVNEYVRASTGLHATAKDFRTWHATVLAAAALAETPEPGVTKASRKRAVSGAMKEVASFLGNTPTLARSSYVDPRVIDAYEEGRTIRRATRRTFDTPDERQAALERATLKLLKEA; translated from the coding sequence GTGGTCAGGCTTCGTAGCACCTCTCCCGACCAGCCCGGCTGGACCCGCCGGCGGGCCGGTCGCGGCTTCGTCTACCTCGACGAGCACGGCACGCGGCTGCCCGAGGACGACGCGCAGCGCGTCCGCGACCTCGTCATCCCGCCCGCCTGGACGGACGTGTGGGTCACGCCGTACGCCAACGGGCACCTGCAGGCGGTCGGCACCGACGACGCCGGGCGCCGTCAGTACCTCTACCACCCGGACTGGCGGGCCCGCCGGGACGCGGAGAAGTTCGACCGGATGCTGGAGTTCGGCAAGGCGCTGACCCGGGCGCGGGAGCTGGTCATCACCGACCTGGGCCGCGAGGGCATGCCGCTCGAGCGTGCGTGCGCGGTCGCCGTACGCCTCCTCGACCTGGGCTACTTCCGGATCGGCAACGACGTGTACGCCGACACGAACGGCTCGTTCGGGCTGACCACCCTGGAGCGGCGGCACGTACGCCGCCACCAGGACCGGCTCGTGTTCGCCTTCGTCGGCAAGTCCGGGGTCGAGCACGAGATCGAGATCGACGACGGCGTCGTGGTCGAGGCCGTCGAGATCATGCGCCGGCGGCGGGGTGCCGACCTGCGGCTGCTGTCCTACAAGGACGGCCGGTCGTGGCGCTCCGTCCTGCCCGCGCTCGTCAACGAGTACGTCCGCGCCTCCACCGGTCTGCACGCGACCGCGAAGGACTTCCGCACCTGGCACGCGACCGTGCTGGCCGCGGCGGCGCTCGCCGAGACGCCGGAGCCGGGTGTCACGAAGGCGTCGAGGAAGAGGGCGGTCTCCGGTGCGATGAAGGAGGTCGCGTCGTTCCTCGGCAACACCCCGACGCTGGCGCGTTCGTCGTACGTCGACCCGCGGGTGATCGACGCCTACGAGGAGGGCCGGACGATCCGCCGCGCGACCCGGCGTACCTTCGACACGCCCGACGAGCGTCAGGCCGCACTCGAGCGTGCGACGCTCAAGCTCCTGAAGGAGGCCTGA
- a CDS encoding SAM-dependent methyltransferase, with protein MSEPQPLLRELNRMRSYLLDPEVLVKAVASGRRKGEQPTWRRAEMRYVDLKAGTHLQITTYDATQAFTENHAVGDAARDAVDALLEEPYGEWHVDTATQSHQLRVNSKLTATVRTTDRAVAAPVERSHDKSKQRLLPENDPVFIVLGISDDEGRIKPSRQAKYRQVEEFLRLLDSSITEAIDKGHLRRPTVEEPLRIVDLGCGNAYLTFAAERYLTGVRKLPVRLTGVDVKEQSREHNSSVAAELGVQADFVVGTIGGVVLDPAPEVVLALHACDTATDEALAQAVGWGAQLVLAAPCCHHDIAAQIRKAPTPSPYAMLTRHGILRERLADTLTDGLRASLMRLQGYRVDVVQFVESQHTPRNTMLRAVRTGGPVKGGSVRKEYDELVTEWGLHPKLAELLGV; from the coding sequence ATGTCCGAGCCCCAGCCGCTGCTCCGCGAGCTCAACCGGATGCGCTCCTACCTGCTCGACCCCGAGGTGCTGGTCAAGGCCGTCGCGTCCGGCAGGCGCAAGGGGGAGCAGCCGACGTGGCGCCGCGCGGAGATGCGGTACGTCGACCTCAAGGCCGGCACCCACCTGCAGATCACGACGTACGACGCCACCCAGGCGTTCACCGAGAATCACGCCGTCGGCGACGCGGCACGCGACGCCGTGGATGCGCTGCTCGAGGAGCCGTACGGCGAGTGGCACGTCGACACCGCCACGCAGAGCCACCAGCTCCGGGTCAACTCCAAGCTCACCGCGACGGTGCGGACCACCGACCGGGCCGTGGCCGCTCCCGTGGAGCGGAGCCACGACAAGTCCAAGCAGCGGCTGCTGCCGGAGAACGACCCGGTCTTCATCGTGCTCGGCATCTCCGACGACGAGGGCAGGATCAAGCCCAGCAGGCAGGCGAAGTACCGGCAGGTGGAGGAGTTCCTGCGCCTCCTGGACAGCTCGATCACCGAGGCGATCGACAAGGGGCACCTCCGTCGGCCGACGGTCGAGGAGCCGCTGCGGATCGTTGACCTCGGCTGCGGCAACGCCTACCTGACGTTCGCCGCGGAGCGCTACCTGACCGGCGTGCGCAAGCTGCCGGTGCGGCTGACCGGCGTCGACGTCAAGGAGCAGTCGCGCGAGCACAACAGCTCGGTGGCCGCCGAGCTCGGCGTCCAGGCCGACTTCGTGGTCGGCACCATCGGCGGGGTCGTGCTCGACCCGGCACCGGAGGTCGTGCTCGCGCTGCACGCCTGCGACACCGCGACCGACGAGGCGCTGGCACAGGCGGTCGGCTGGGGCGCCCAGCTCGTGCTCGCCGCCCCCTGCTGCCACCACGACATCGCGGCCCAGATCCGCAAGGCACCGACCCCCTCGCCGTACGCCATGCTCACCCGGCACGGCATCCTGCGCGAGCGGCTCGCGGACACCCTGACCGACGGGCTGCGCGCGTCGCTGATGCGGCTGCAGGGCTACCGGGTCGACGTCGTGCAGTTCGTCGAGAGCCAGCACACCCCCCGCAACACCATGCTGCGGGCGGTCCGCACCGGCGGGCCGGTCAAGGGCGGGTCCGTGCGCAAGGAGTACGACGAGCTCGTGACGGAGTGGGGCCTCCACCCCAAGCTGGCCGAGCTCCTCGGGGTCTGA
- a CDS encoding FAD-binding and (Fe-S)-binding domain-containing protein: MTQTPLDLVGELRRRGISDVDDSTLTRALYSSDASLYRVVPQVVVRPRHADELAAILDVSRVTGAPVTMRGAGTSIAGNAVGTGIVVDTLKHLNKVVSIDREARTAVVQPGVVHADLQRAAAAYGLRFGPDPSTHTRCTIGGMIGNNACGSRALGYGRTVDNVVDLDVAWAPGATDVAARLETLVDEHLGHIRTSFGQFGRQVSGYSMEHLLPENGRNIDRFLAGSEGTLAVVTGATVRLVEDETGRQLVVLGYPSMIDAADAVPALIAATDGRMIACEGLDARIVDLVRAKGSAVPELPDGAGWLFVEVTDPDLVPRVVAEAGALGHRVVQEGPEAAALWRIREDGAGLAALSLSRPAYSGWEDAAVPPARLGAWLRDFDELLREHGLDGVPYGHFGDGCVHVRIDFPFSEGSTVFRDFLTACAHKLHEHGGSLSGEHGDGRARSELLSVMYDAESVALFGAVKAICDPDNLLNPGNIVDPAPFDADLRPTRPRHAINAGLKLLHDDGDLGNAVHRCTGVGRCVAPKTNGVMCPSYLATRDEKDSTRGRSRVLQEALDGELVGGLADPAVDAALDLCLACKGCASDCPTGVDMATYKAEALHQKHDVLGVKRPRSHYLLGRLPKWAALTAPIAPLANRMLKVGPIARMAKATAGIDQRRSIPAFAPTTLRRSVGVPDVVPDVWIWADSFSDHFFPDNGHAAIRFLESVGVTARVIADDACCGLTWITTGQLDQARTIMERTVRTLTPYVESGVPVVGLEPSCLATLRSDAAELTGANLDVLTFAELLERLDVPLPDLTGTEIVAQPHCHQASILGWAADKRLLERAGATVTQVAGCCGLAGNFGMEKGHYEVSVAVAETHLLPAVRANPGAVVLADGMSCRVQLDDLADVPTMHLAELFASRITA; encoded by the coding sequence GTGACGCAGACGCCCCTGGACCTGGTTGGTGAGCTGCGTCGTCGGGGCATCAGCGACGTCGACGACTCGACGCTGACCCGGGCGCTCTACTCCTCGGACGCGTCGCTCTACCGCGTCGTCCCGCAGGTCGTCGTCCGACCACGGCACGCCGACGAGCTGGCCGCGATCCTCGACGTCTCCCGGGTGACCGGGGCTCCGGTGACGATGCGGGGAGCGGGCACGTCGATCGCCGGCAACGCCGTCGGCACCGGCATCGTCGTCGACACCCTCAAGCACCTCAACAAGGTGGTCTCGATCGACCGGGAGGCGCGTACGGCGGTCGTGCAGCCCGGTGTCGTGCACGCCGACCTGCAGCGCGCGGCCGCGGCGTACGGCCTCCGCTTCGGTCCGGACCCGTCGACCCACACCCGCTGCACGATCGGCGGCATGATCGGCAACAACGCCTGTGGATCAAGGGCCCTCGGCTACGGCCGCACCGTCGACAACGTGGTCGACCTGGACGTCGCGTGGGCGCCCGGTGCGACCGACGTGGCCGCCCGTCTCGAGACGCTGGTCGACGAGCACCTCGGGCACATCCGGACGAGCTTCGGTCAGTTCGGCCGCCAGGTCAGCGGCTACTCGATGGAGCACCTGCTGCCCGAGAACGGCCGCAACATCGACCGCTTCCTCGCCGGCTCCGAGGGCACGCTCGCGGTGGTCACCGGCGCGACCGTGCGGCTCGTCGAGGACGAGACCGGCCGGCAGCTCGTGGTGCTCGGCTACCCCTCGATGATCGACGCGGCCGACGCCGTACCGGCACTGATCGCCGCGACCGACGGCCGGATGATCGCCTGCGAGGGCCTCGACGCGCGGATCGTCGACCTGGTGCGGGCTAAGGGCAGCGCGGTGCCGGAGCTGCCCGACGGCGCGGGTTGGCTCTTCGTCGAGGTCACCGACCCCGACCTGGTGCCGCGGGTGGTGGCCGAGGCCGGTGCGCTGGGGCACCGCGTGGTCCAGGAGGGGCCCGAGGCGGCCGCGCTGTGGCGGATCCGCGAGGACGGCGCCGGCCTGGCCGCGCTGAGCCTGTCGCGGCCGGCGTACTCCGGCTGGGAGGACGCCGCGGTGCCACCCGCGCGGCTGGGCGCCTGGCTGCGCGACTTCGACGAGCTGCTGCGGGAGCACGGCCTCGACGGCGTCCCCTACGGGCACTTCGGCGACGGCTGCGTGCACGTGCGCATCGACTTCCCCTTCAGTGAGGGATCCACGGTATTCCGCGACTTCCTGACCGCGTGCGCGCACAAGCTGCACGAGCACGGGGGATCGCTGTCGGGCGAGCACGGCGACGGGCGGGCCCGCTCCGAGCTCCTGTCGGTCATGTACGACGCGGAGTCGGTCGCGCTCTTCGGGGCGGTCAAGGCGATCTGCGACCCCGACAACCTGCTCAACCCCGGCAACATCGTCGACCCGGCACCCTTCGACGCCGACCTGCGGCCGACCCGGCCGCGGCACGCGATCAACGCGGGGTTGAAGCTCCTCCACGACGACGGCGACCTCGGCAACGCGGTCCACCGCTGCACCGGCGTCGGCCGCTGCGTGGCCCCGAAGACCAACGGCGTGATGTGCCCGTCGTACCTCGCGACGCGCGACGAGAAGGACTCGACCCGGGGTCGGTCGCGGGTGCTGCAGGAGGCCCTCGACGGCGAGCTCGTCGGCGGGCTCGCCGACCCGGCCGTCGATGCCGCGCTCGACCTCTGCCTGGCCTGCAAGGGGTGCGCGTCCGACTGCCCGACGGGCGTGGACATGGCGACGTACAAGGCCGAGGCGCTGCACCAGAAGCACGACGTGCTCGGCGTGAAGCGGCCGCGCAGCCACTACCTGCTGGGTCGGCTGCCGAAGTGGGCCGCGCTGACCGCGCCGATCGCGCCGCTGGCCAACCGGATGCTGAAGGTCGGCCCGATCGCTCGGATGGCGAAGGCGACGGCCGGCATCGACCAGCGCCGGTCGATCCCGGCCTTCGCGCCCACGACCCTGCGTCGGTCCGTCGGGGTGCCCGACGTCGTGCCGGACGTCTGGATCTGGGCGGACTCGTTCAGCGACCACTTCTTCCCGGACAACGGGCACGCGGCGATCCGCTTCCTGGAGTCGGTCGGCGTGACCGCACGCGTGATCGCCGACGACGCCTGCTGCGGCCTCACCTGGATCACCACCGGCCAGCTCGACCAAGCGCGGACGATCATGGAGCGCACCGTCCGCACGCTCACGCCGTACGTCGAGTCCGGGGTGCCGGTCGTCGGCCTGGAGCCCTCCTGCCTGGCGACCCTGCGCAGCGACGCGGCCGAGCTGACCGGCGCGAACCTCGACGTGCTGACCTTCGCGGAGCTGCTCGAGCGGCTCGACGTTCCGCTGCCGGACCTCACGGGGACCGAGATCGTGGCCCAGCCGCACTGCCACCAGGCCTCGATCCTCGGCTGGGCCGCGGACAAGCGGCTCCTCGAGCGCGCGGGCGCGACCGTCACCCAGGTCGCCGGCTGCTGCGGGCTGGCCGGCAACTTCGGCATGGAGAAGGGCCACTACGAGGTCTCGGTGGCCGTGGCCGAGACCCACCTGCTGCCCGCCGTACGCGCCAACCCGGGTGCCGTGGTGCTCGCCGACGGCATGTCCTGCCGGGTGCAGCTCGACGACCTCGCCGACGTCCCGACGATGCACCTGGCCGAGCTGTTCGCTTCTAGAATCACTGCGTGA
- a CDS encoding hydroxyacid-oxoacid transhydrogenase — translation MSETVFTYASPALKFGAGAAAEIGHDLVRMGARRVLLVTDRGVAATGHPARIAEQVAAYGVSVTTYDGTHVEPTDASLDEAIAFARDAGPFDAILAVGGGSSIDTAKAVNLLTTNPGELMDYINAPVGRAQPPSQPLLPLVAVPTTTGTGAESTTICVLDVLSLHVKTGISHPALRPVMAVVDPTLTMTQPTLVTAAAGMDILCHALESYTARWYADFAAKTPEQRVPYCGANPIADLWSEKALGLLAGAFREAVRDGGDAGAREQMALAATFAGLGFGNAGVHIPHANAYPIAGRVRDYRPEGYPDEPMVPHGMAVSLTAPEAFRFTFDAAPERHLHAARLLDPSAGDGPDALPTVLTTLMRDIGIPSGLAEIGYGEADVPDLVAGALQQQRLLATAPRSPTEEDLAAVFRRSMEHW, via the coding sequence ATGAGCGAGACCGTCTTCACCTACGCCTCGCCGGCGCTGAAGTTCGGGGCCGGTGCGGCGGCCGAGATCGGCCACGACCTGGTGCGGATGGGAGCCCGCCGGGTCCTGCTCGTGACCGACCGCGGTGTCGCCGCGACCGGGCACCCGGCCCGGATCGCCGAGCAGGTCGCGGCGTACGGCGTGAGCGTCACGACGTACGACGGCACGCACGTCGAGCCGACGGATGCCTCGTTGGACGAGGCGATCGCGTTCGCCCGCGACGCCGGCCCCTTCGACGCGATCCTCGCGGTCGGCGGCGGGTCCTCGATCGACACCGCCAAGGCCGTCAACCTGCTCACCACCAACCCGGGCGAGCTGATGGACTACATCAACGCGCCGGTCGGCCGGGCGCAGCCGCCGAGCCAGCCGCTGCTGCCGTTGGTCGCGGTGCCGACCACGACGGGCACCGGGGCGGAGAGCACGACGATCTGCGTGCTCGACGTGCTGTCGCTGCACGTGAAGACCGGCATCAGCCACCCCGCGCTCCGACCGGTGATGGCGGTCGTCGACCCGACCCTGACCATGACGCAGCCGACGCTGGTGACCGCGGCCGCCGGCATGGACATCCTGTGCCACGCGCTGGAGAGCTACACCGCGCGGTGGTACGCCGACTTCGCCGCCAAGACGCCCGAGCAGCGGGTGCCCTACTGCGGCGCCAACCCGATCGCCGACCTGTGGTCGGAGAAGGCGCTGGGCCTGCTGGCCGGGGCCTTCCGCGAGGCGGTGCGGGACGGCGGCGACGCCGGTGCGCGTGAGCAGATGGCCTTGGCGGCGACCTTCGCCGGGCTCGGCTTCGGCAACGCCGGCGTGCACATCCCGCACGCCAACGCCTACCCGATCGCGGGCCGGGTCCGCGACTACCGGCCGGAGGGCTACCCGGACGAGCCGATGGTGCCGCACGGGATGGCGGTGTCCCTGACGGCGCCCGAGGCCTTCCGGTTCACCTTCGACGCGGCACCCGAGCGGCACCTGCACGCCGCCCGGCTGCTCGACCCGTCGGCGGGCGACGGCCCCGACGCCCTGCCCACCGTGCTCACGACCCTGATGCGCGACATCGGGATCCCGAGCGGCCTGGCCGAGATCGGGTACGGCGAGGCCGACGTCCCCGATCTCGTCGCGGGCGCCCTGCAGCAGCAGCGGCTGCTTGCGACGGCGCCGAGGAGTCCCACGGAGGAGGACCTGGCCGCGGTCTTCCGGCGGTCGATGGAACACTGGTGA